The sequence GAAGGTACAacgggttgtaccggttctttgcagatttactaaccccgattCGAACCCGATAGAATCCGAACGGGTCCCGAACTGAACTTTTATATAATCCGAGtggggttgattttgataaatccgAATAACCAAGATCCGATTGGACATAACCGATATTCGATTGGGACCCCAAATGCTCAGGCCCTAGTATTTCTTAAAGAGAAatgaaaactaaaattaaaaataaagcaGTTTGTTtggtcaaattttttttttgtaattttcaaattatgaagttcaaaatatttatgaggAAGATGTAAAATCGGAGTAGGAGAAAAAAATTCGGCTACTGTGTAAAATTAAtaagggaaaattgttttttagagcaaaaaaatgataactatgtctctttagactaatctcatatactttatgtttcattaggctaattattttcaaaatagcaATAATGCCcttaatattgtaaattttaaatataataaataatgggTTCGATCaagcgggatcgatcgatccgaaATTACAAGGTCGAACGGATCGATCGATCCTGATCATTATgcagaataaaaaaaaacgcGGATCATATACTGATCGACCTGTTCCATTTCACTCGATCGGCAAAGATCGATTTCATACAGATCGACCGATCTCGAATTATAGACCGATTGATCCGTGGAAACATAGATATGAATCGTGGTAGAAATAATGTGAAGTTTTTGTGAAAATTTTATGAACAATCAATGAAATATAGAAGACGGCGTGAGAAGAAGGTTACcactttttcgttttttttaaaatcgattttttcaaaatatgaaagtgaatatcccaaatattttgtttccatatttttaggaactgatttcttatccgtataATACatctaatatgtagaaatcggtttctacatgtttttagaattatagtaatgtatagattttgatttctacatgttttagatttacagtaaATATGTAGAAATtggtttctacgtgttttagatttatattaatgtgtagattttgatttcttaaGATTTTAGATTGGTATGTTAAGCAcagaatgtgtattctaaatatttttagaatactcttatttacgtagatcacgtattctaaatattgtagattcaatgaaaaaatggatttcgttttctactttatttagaacataatttaaaaattatgatttaaatatttttagaactgGAAAAAATttcactaagttcatataggtattttatcgatagttactatttttccaatttttttttgtttgtaaaactatttattaaatttattttaaaaaatactaaagggtattatagacAAAAATAGCATAAAATAGATATTAGTCTAAAAtaacatagttatcatttttttgctctaaaaaaataattttcccaattaaaaatcagaaaatgtgttaacaatattttgttttctttcgacTCAGTAATACTAATACGGTATTTTACGATAAGAGTAAAGATGTATTTACTAGGACCATTTATTACAGTTTACGTGACATGTATTCACTTCACCTAATTACCCCCGGTGTAAACTAtggtaaaagattaaaaagGGTCACGTGCTGTACTCTGCTCCTATTAACAACATCGGGCGGGCTTGCCAATTCCAAACTAAGCCAAGTTCTCTACTTTCCACCGTAGTAGCATTTTCGCCCCAAACTCATCACATCTCAGGTAAAATCTTTAcgcctctcttcttcttccatcaGATTAATCAAATATCGTTCGCTCTCTAGGCTTTTTTTCCTGTCTTGAGAACGCTTCTTCGTTTCAATTATAAGATGAGCAGCCGTTCGAGTAGAACTATATACGTGGGGAACCTTCCAGGCGATATACGcgagagagaggttgaagattTGTTCAGTAAGGTAAAACCCACTTCCTCAATCATTTTCTTGAATTGTTGACATCTGATAAGAATTGTTCATCCTTATTAGTATGGACCTGTTGTTCAAATCGACCTGAAGATCCCACCAAGGCCTCCTGGCTATGCCTTCGTCGAGGTCAGCTCCCTCTCCTTGTTGATTTTTAGAGATAGGCTTCTCTTTGACAGGTAAAATGATTCATTTCTAGTTTGAGGATCCTCGGGATGCTGATGATGCTATTCATGGCCGTGATGGTTATGACTTTGACGGCCATTGTTTACGGGTTTGTTCTTCTACTTTTTAACTCTAAAAAGTTTGATTATTTCTTGAAGTGTTGTTATTTGATCCATGTTGCCAGGTGGAGCTAGCACATGGTGGGAGGCGTTCATCTAATGATGCTCGTAGTAGTGGCAGTCGTGGCGGAGGTCGTGATGGTGGAGACCGTGGGCGTGGACCATCTAGGAGATCTGAGTTCCGTGGTACGTCTGATATATGTTTagcattctaaattttttttggagAAATCTCTAATTTGGTAGTTTCCAACTGTACAGTTCTTGTATCAGGTTTGCCTTCATCTGCTTCCTGGCAAGACCTCAAGGTTAACATTTTAACACCGGCTTCAGTGTGGACAACAACTTCCTTAAGTGTCGTTCGTTTCCATTATAATCAATTCTTGTTTCTGTAGGATCACATGCGTAAAGGAGGAGAAGTCTGTTTCTCTCAAGTCTATCGTGATGGTAGAGGTTGTTAGTCCTCATTTCTTACccgataatatatatatatatatatgtgtctaaAGCTGTTTTAGCTGTTAAGTAGCCtgctttaaaaatataaatatatatcttggACTGGTTATAAACAGGTACAACTGGAATTGTAGATTACACCAGCTACGAGGACATGAAGTATGCGGTGagatgttcttcttcttccctatTCTTTAATATTCTTCCTTGACTGCTCATGAGTATATTCTTCTTTGTCTACAGATTAAAAAGCTCGATGACACTGAGTTTAGGAATGCTTTTTCTCGTGGATATGTCCGGGTATACATACTAATGCCAACTATGCTAACagcattcttcttcttttttttttttttgttgcactTAACATTTCCTCATATCGTTGTAGGTTCGAGAATATGATTCAAGGAGGGATTCGAGAAGCCCCAGCCGTGGAAGATCTTATTCTAAGAGCCGCAGCCGTAGCCGCAGCAGAAGCAGGAGCAGGAGCCCAAAGGCTAAATCTTCGCGTAGATCGCCTGCAAAATCTACGTCAAGATCCCCTCGTTCCCGCTCAAAGTCAAGGTCACCACCTCCGCGAGGGTATGTTTCGtttcttatttttatgtttaggCTAAATATTCACTAGATAACATCTAAACATAGCATATTGGTTTAGTGCTTCCTTTGGTGTTTGTTTGTTGATATCTCATTAAAAGCAGTCATTAGTCATTGGGGATGATGATTGCTTCTAGTTAAGGGTATTAGCTATTTTCTTCTTAATTGCTGAGAATGGTTTTGTTTGCTAGATACGATCAACTTGAAATTTGGAAATAATATCTGGATCATGGATTTCTTGGTTGGTTGTACACAACTGTTTCTGTCTCTCTGATGAGGTATATGCTCTTTCTAAGATGAACAGTTTTGGAAATGAAACTTTCCTGTCTCCTTGTTTTCTGATGATATCCGTTGCTGCTAGATGGGTAACAGTGGGGAGTCATTGGATCGTATTGTTTATAGTGTTCATTACCTGCAAATTCGTCAAGCGTTCTGGATTCTCATGAAACTGATACTGTGCACAGGACTTTCATCCCTGCCCTCGGTTTTGACTTAGAAAAGCTTGTGTGTCTAGAAATCGTCTaaagtttgttttctttttgctttCTTGTGTTATCATTTTACATCTCTGACATGGAATGAGGCATCAAGGCTCTTGATGAAACAGATATTTTATACACGGAAAACATATTTAGGATTTTAAAACTGGATTTTGTTTCTCGGAATTTTGCAGATCTCGTTCAAGGTCAAGATCTCCTCTGCCTTCTGTAAGTGATATTTAATATTAGATACACCCCCTACTCAGCtctgtattataatataataacaacaaGCCATACTACCAATAGACTATTATGATATATCGCTAATTGCACTCGTCTTCATCATCGTTTTTGCGTGGAGCAGGTTCAGAAGGAAGCAAGTAAGAGCCCTAGCAAGCTGAGTCAAGCCAAGAGCCCTATGCGTAGCAGGAGCAAGAGCAGAAGCAGGAGTCCATCTCGGTAATGCTGCACACTACACTCACTGTCTTTCAACTTATTTGGAACACACTCTGTTTCCTTGTCTGAATCTTTCACCTACTTATTACAGgtaaacaaaaagagaaaagtTATCTCATAATCAGGTAAAAGAAGCTTGGTTTTGTAGGAAGATTCTCCGAAGGATCATATCTATGCTATGTTGTTTCGTTTGGTTATAACTCGAGTACGAAAACAAGTTCTACTTCATGGGTACTCTCGAgattttaacttttgttttaatattttattaatatatacattGCAACAATATGTGTTCCAAGATTCTTGTCTAGAAGCATCTATATCgtctaaaatattttgatgacaTTTTGTATCTACCAATGTGTGAAAATATCTGGTTGTTCATGACATTTTGTATCTAGCTTGGAAAAATGATTTTACATTCAATCACATCTCTAGAGATCAAGTTCACTGTGTTGAGCAGATAGCTAAGAGGGCCAGAGTCAATAATCAATAAGCCATTGTAATCACCATATATTGCGTTGCGTATTAAACATCtagtctaaaatatatattgaccGCAACCATATATGTGCAACATGCAATTAAATATTGGTTGATACATTGTAAAATTACCAGTCGTGGACATTTTAAACTGCCTAAATTGCGACTTACAACCAATCAATCGCACGACAATAGACACAAAAAAGCAAAATGAGAGTCAGACTTGCAATTATTTAACGTGCTGCGGATCTAACTGATGAATATTTCGGGCTGTTTTGTATACGTCCGCTTATGTTTTGATGGTCTCCGCAAGTGACATAGAAAAAAGCTTCATAGTAAACTCAATGTCAAAGGATTTGGCAATGCCAAAAATGAAGAGATACTTAAAAACTGTAACCAAATCCATAAAAGCAAAACAAGAGTAACAACATTTTAAAAGGAGGAAGTAAATCAGAGGGTTTGATCATAAACTTAAGAAGCTAATAGTAAACCTTTAGCTAACAAACTTGAAAGCAATCATCTCTGGAAGAAACAGTGTTCTCTTCACTTAACATCTACTGGTTTCGCTTCCTCCTTGACGGCTTCATCTTTCTTGTCTCCTGGTTTTGCGGTTTCTTCTGCAACAACACATTTCATTACAATTAATGACACAACAAAGAAGCATAAAACTCTGACAAAATGTTTTGAAAGACTATTTAACATCACATCTCAAATGCTATAACATGGTACTTGAAATAACAGTCATTCACTCTCAGTTCATTAAGAAGATGTTACCAAACAAAAACTAACAAGATCTTTGGAAACCCTTACCTTCATCATCACTGTCTTCAAACTCTTCCATTCCTCCCATACCTCCCATGCCGCCAAGTCCACCCATGCCACCAAGTCCTTCAAGTCCGGGCATTCCACCCATGCCACCAAGTCCTTCAAGTCCGGGCATTCCACCCATTCCACCCATACCGGGCATACCGCCCATTCCACCCATACCGGGCATACCGCCCATTCCACCCATTCCGGCCAAGCTCTGCAAGAAGCAAGAATCAACCATGAAGTCAATTCTCAAagctagatatatatataagataaaagaACATCAAAAGCTAGAGACAAACCGAAAAATCCATTCCACCCATTCCTCCCATATCCATATCTCCAGCACCTAAACCAAAACACCTCCAGATGTTAATATAAAGTGCAAAGAGCGTACACATGGAATCATTAAGAAGAATGCTAACCAGCACTGCCTTCATCGTCCTCATCTACCCACTTGTCCCAATCAATCTTGACATAGTGTGGCGCCTTCCCTCCACGGATTAGCTTGTTCCACCTTTCCGGCTCTGCCTTCTCTATTATGCAGAATATGCTTCTCACTCCAATGTTGATTTTGCTTTCCTGAAACAAGAAGAAAAGGTTTTAGAGCCTTACATGCAACAAACGAAAGTATGCAATCAGGTTAGTGTACGAATCTCACATCCACGTTGACTTTATCGTGAAGCTCGAGTTTAAGCTCATAAGCGTGGTTTTCAGGACCAGCTTTTGCAGAGAAATCAAAGACTCCTTCTGGGAGGAGATTAACTTTAGTCTCCTTGGAATCAGCTAACACTACGGTGAGGAATATCTTGTCAGTGGTCTCTGCCCACTTCACTTCGGGATGACGACTgtaataatacattaaaaaaaacaatcaaccAAACATATATACACATCAAAGACACCAACACAGGTAAGTGACTGTCATTTGATTCTATACCCTAAACTGAAACTtcattaaaccctaaattcaaCAGATCTAAGATTCAGGCTTAAGCAAGAAGAGACTGAAGCCAAAAATATTCATATACAATTAATGTAAAAGAGAGCTTCCGGACCCAACacaataaaccctaaaccctaatttttttaaaaaaaccctaattttattCTCTATTTCTCCGTAGCTTTTAAATCCATCGATAATATAGAGAAACAAGACAAACCCATGAAGAAAAATGTAAACTTGAGGAAAAAAAACACAGCGGAGGATTCATCAGATAGAAGAGTGAGGCAGAGATCCAAGAGATGATAATAATCATTGAACTCTTTACCTCATGTTTAGTGGATGAAGcttgtagaagaagaagaagaaccctAGAGAACGAGAGAAGAAGTGAAACGGTGACGCAAAGATTAGATTTTTGATCGGCAGAGGAGGAGGACTCTCTCTTAAGTACCCCACCTACATTGTGTTATAGTGCTGGAAGTTATTATCCTGTACGAGCTAGTCTACATAACATTACGTGCGTCCCTACGAATCAACggttaaatattaaaaagactaaggcttttcaaatattttaacgGTTAGGATGTACGGTTTCAATTTAGGGTTTAAGCAGGCTAAATTCTGAAGCACACCGACCTACTTTATCAAAATTTCCGGTTATCTTCAAATCAAACCGAAGATTATTCAAACTTATTTGAACTGATTTTACTTTCCGGACatcttataataaattaaatttatttgaattgatttgaTTTGCAGAATCATCTTTCTTTTTTACGAGTGAATGGAGGAGTTTATGGTATTGTATAACttgattttgaaaattacaAAGTCATACATAGCTAGCTTAACTGTAGAAAG comes from Brassica rapa cultivar Chiifu-401-42 chromosome A02, CAAS_Brap_v3.01, whole genome shotgun sequence and encodes:
- the LOC103868209 gene encoding co-chaperone protein p23-1 isoform X1 codes for the protein MSRHPEVKWAETTDKIFLTVVLADSKETKVNLLPEGVFDFSAKAGPENHAYELKLELHDKVNVDESKINIGVRSIFCIIEKAEPERWNKLIRGGKAPHYVKIDWDKWVDEDDEGSAGAGDMDMGGMGGMDFSSLAGMGGMGGMPGMGGMGGMPGMGGMGGMPGLEGLGGMGGMPGLEGLGGMGGLGGMGGMGGMEEFEDSDDEEETAKPGDKKDEAVKEEAKPVDVK
- the LOC103868209 gene encoding co-chaperone protein p23-1 isoform X2, with the translated sequence MSRHPEVKWAETTDKIFLTVVLADSKETKVNLLPEGVFDFSAKAGPENHAYELKLELHDKVNVDESKINIGVRSIFCIIEKAEPERWNKLIRGGKAPHYVKIDWDKWVDEDDEGSAGAGDMDMGGMGGMDFSSLAGMGGMGGMPGMGGMGGMPGLEGLGGMGGLGGMGGMGGMEEFEDSDDEEETAKPGDKKDEAVKEEAKPVDVK
- the LOC103868210 gene encoding serine/arginine-rich-splicing factor SR34, coding for MSSRSSRTIYVGNLPGDIREREVEDLFSKYGPVVQIDLKIPPRPPGYAFVEFEDPRDADDAIHGRDGYDFDGHCLRVELAHGGRRSSNDARSSGSRGGGRDGGDRGRGPSRRSEFRVLVSGLPSSASWQDLKDHMRKGGEVCFSQVYRDGRGTTGIVDYTSYEDMKYAIKKLDDTEFRNAFSRGYVRVREYDSRRDSRSPSRGRSYSKSRSRSRSRSRSRSPKAKSSRRSPAKSTSRSPRSRSKSRSPPPRGSRSRSRSPLPSVQKEASKSPSKLSQAKSPMRSRSKSRSRSPSR